Sequence from the Streptomyces peucetius genome:
CGTCAAGGAGCCCGGCAAGGCCCCGCTGTGCGGCAACTCGGTCGGCACCGACCGCGGCTTCCTGCTGCGCGACATGCCCACGCTGGAGGGCTACCTCCACTACCGGATCGTCGACGTCTCCTCGGTCAAGGAGCTGGCCCGCCGCTGGTACCCGCGGGCGTACTTCAACAGCCCGCAGAAGAGCGGCAACCACCGGGCACTGGCCGACATCCGCGAGTCCATCGCGGAACTCCGCTACTACCGCGAGGCGGTCTTCGTCCCGCAGCCCGGACCGGACTCCGAGACGGCGAAGGGCATCGCGGCGAAATACGTGCTGCCCGCGCAGTAGCACCCCGGCTCGGTGCCCGCCGGAAAACGCGGGCGCGAGCACCCTCTCGGACCCTGTACACTTTTTCTCGGCCGGTCGGGAAAGCGACCGGTCGTGGTGGGTATAGCTCAGCTGGTAGAGCACCTGGTTGTGGTCCAGGATGTCGCGGGTTCGAGTCCCGTTACTCACCCTCTTGAAAGAGGCCGTCGACCTGCGCCGAGCAGGAAGGCGGCCTCTTTGCGTTCCCTGTGCGGCCGCATCGGCGGCCACCCCGGAACTCCGGGACACTGGGATCAGGAGGTGAACCCATGGCACTCGAAGACAACTGTGATCACAGGACCGGGATCCAGCACGACATCACCAACATGGGAGACACCGAGCACGGCGTGAAGCGATACGTCTGCGGCAAGTGCGGTCACGAGTACACCGTCCCGCATGAGCAGCCCGCGAACGATGTCGGCGGTCAGTCACCGGGGTAGCACGCCCCGGAGCCGTCAGGAGCCGCTGCTCGTCGTCCACGCCCACCACCCTCGACGGTCGCCCCCTCGCCGCACGCCGGGACCGGCGCCTGGCGCCGTCAGGACGAGTCCCGCACCACCAGCTCCGTGGGCAGCACGATCTGGGGCCGCTCCGGGGACGGCTGCGCAATCTCCTGGAGCAGGACGCCGGCCATGGTGCGGCCCATCTCCTCCGTCGGCTGGCGCACGCTGGTGAGCGCCGGGTCCATGTGGCGGGCCACCGCCGAGTCGTCGAAGCCGATCAGGGCCACGTCGTCCGGTATGCGGCGGCCCGACTCGCGCAGCACGTGCCGGGCGCCGGAGGCCATGACGTCGGAGGCGGCGAAGACGGCGTCGAGGTCGGGCCGGTCCTCGAGCAGTCTGCGCATCGCGAGCCGGCCGCCCTGCTCGGTGAAGTCGGCCACGGCCGTCAGCCGGGGGTCGGCGTCCAGGCCCGCCCCCGCGACGGCGGAACGGTAGCCGTCCAGCCGGCGTTCCGCGCCGTACACGTCCAGCGGGCCGGCGATCGTCGCGACGGTGCGGCGGCCCCGGGCCGCCAGATGGGCGACGGCCTTCCGCGCGCCCTCGAAGTTGTCGGAATCGACCGCGGCCAGCGTCTCGCCGGCCGACCGGCGGCCGCTGATCACCACGGGGATCGACAGCTGCTCCAACAGGTCCGGCAGCGGGTCGCCCGCGTGCATCGAGACCAGCAGCACACCGTCGACCCGGTGCGCGGCCAGGTACTGGGCGAGCGTCTTGCGTTCCCGGTCGTTGCCGGCGAGCGTCAGCAGCAGCTGCATCTCGGTGTCGGCGAGCGCCGCCCCGACGCCGCGCACCATCTCGGAGAAGTACGGCTCCGCGAAGAAGCGGTCCTCAGGCTCCGGAACGACGAGCGCGATCGCGTCCGTACGGTTCCCGGCGAGCGCACGGGCCGCGCGGTTGGGTATGTAGCCCAGCTCCGCGACGGCCGCCTCGACCAGGGCGCGGGTCTCCTCGCTGACCCGCGGCGAACCGTTGATCACACGGGAGACCGTGCCGCGTCCGACGCCCGCACGGGCGGCGACCTGCTCCAGCGTGGGCAGGCCGGTGGCCCGCCCCCCGTTGTTTTCCGCGCGGATGGTCCGAGACATCGTGTCCGCCTCCCCAGGCTGCCCAGGCGGAGAACATAACGCGTCCGAGGCCCTTGACACCCGCCTTCCGTGACGACTGACCGCCGGAACCGCGCACGGGAGCGCTCCCAGCCCGTGATGTCGCGCATCACACGGAATCCGCAGGTCACCGCCCTGCCACGGCCGCCGTCGGCGTGCTGGAAGTACGGTCCCGAACAAGAACGGCCGTGGACGGCAGCAACAGCAGCGTGTGACGGCCCCACCCCGCGAGGAGGACGCGATGCGCAGGGCGGCGATCCTCGCGGTCGTCACCGCGCTCGGCGCCGGGCTGCTCACCGGCTGCGCCGACGACGGCCACGGTGCGGACGGCGACGGCAGGGCGAGGACCACCCCCACCGTCGGAGTCTTCGGGGCCTTCGGCCTCGAAGAGGCGGGCGGGGGCGCTGCTGGGGCGCTGCCGCTGCTGATCGCGTTCCTGCTGTTCGGCAGGCAGATCGTGGGCGGGATCACGCAGGGGGCGGTGAAGGGGTGACGGGGGTGGCGGCGCGGGGGCGTGGCCGCTGCGCGGGGAGGGGACAGGCCCGCCGCAGGCGCTTCGGGCGAGGCGCGGGGCCCCCCCGGGGGGGGGGGGGCCGGGGGGGGGGCGCGCCGTGGGGGGCGGAGGGGGGCCGTGGATTACCGGTACGCCGCGAACGCCTTCGTGAAGGCCAACGGCTCCTGCAGGATCGAGCTGCACGTCGCGTCCGCCGCCGGCTTCTCCCCGCCCGCGCACTGCTTGTCCCGCGTCGAGGACCACATCGACAGCCACGCCAGGTTCTTCGACTCGGCGAACGTCACCAGCTGCCTGGCGTCCTCCACCGTGAAGATCTCCGTGACGACGTCGTTGACGCCGATCATCGGCGTGACCGCGACCGTCTGCCACGCTGCCGCGTCGGAGAGGCCGAGCACGCCCTTGAGCTGCGCCTGGGTGGCGGTGGCCGCCGAGATCGCGTACTCACCCATGTCGCCGCTGTACGCCGGGCCGTAGTCCATCGCCATGATGTTGACCGCGTCGATCTGGACACCGTTCTTCTTGGCGTCGGCGATCAGGTCGACGCCGGGCTGGGTGAGCCCCTCGGGCATGACGGGCAGGGTGAAGGAGACGTCGAGGTCCGGGTGGGACTTCTGGAGCTGCGCGATCGCCTGCGAGCGCCGCGTGTTGGCGGCGGCGTCGGGCAGTGCCGCGCCCTCGATGTCGAAGTCGACCTTGGTCAGCTTGTAGGTGTCGACGACCTTGCCGTAGGCCGCCGCCAGGTCGTCTGCGGAGGAGCAGTTCAGGGCCAGTTCGTGGCCGGCCGCGCCGCCGAAGGAGACGCGGACGTCGCCGCCCCCGTCGCGCAGGGCGCCGATCTGGGACGCGACCTTGTCATTGGCGAGGTCCGTGACGCCGCCCCACAGCGGGGCGCAGCTGCCGCCGGAGGTGATGAAGGCGAGGTTGAACTCCTTGACGCCGGTCTTCGCGGCGGTGTCCAGCATGTCGTACGCGGGGTACAGCGAGGTGTCGATGTACGGCGCGTAGCGCGCGGCCGCGCCGGGCGTGGGCTCGCCGGTCGGCGGGGGCGTCGTAGTCGCCGTGGGCCCGGACGTACCGGGAGGCGTGTCCGAGGGCGTGGGCGTGGGTGTCGGTGTCGGCTGCTCCGTCGGCCGTCCGCTCGGCTGCGGCGTCGCGCCGTCGTCGACCGAGCACTTGATGTCGTCGATGAGGCAGGAGGCCGGGTCGCCGGCCTTGCCGCTCGCCGAGGTGACGAAGCCGACGGTGACCGAAGCGCCGGGCGCGAGGCTCTTGTTCCAGCTCGCGGGCTTGACGGTGACGTGCCGGCCGTCGACGGTGTGCTCGCCGTTCCACAGCGAGCTGATCTCCGTTCCGGCGGGCAGGTCGAACTCGAGGGTCCAGTCGGACCGGGCCCGGTCGGTCTCGTTGGTGATGACGTACTGGCCGGTGTAACCGCCGTCCCAGCTGCTGGTCCTGGTGTAGGCGGCGCCGACCGCCGCGGCCTGGGCGGTGCCGGTGAGGAAGATCGCGGCTCCGCCGATCACCGCGGTCACGACGACCGCGCCGACCGCCTTGGTCCTGACGCTCGCCCTGCGCCGGTGCGTGCTGCTGCCCATCGCGTGCCTGCCTCTGCGTTACGGAGTCGGGGGGTGGTGCGCTGCACGCTAGCGATCCCGAACCGGACAAATGACCGATCAGGGACCGGAGTCGGGCTTCTTAGGGCGCGCTTAAGGGAGGCATCGGAAGCGATTAATGCTCGACGGCGAGACAGGCCGGACCGGCCCGGACGACCCGGACGGCTACCGGAGCGCTGCCTTCCGGCGGCGCTGCACCCGTCCTCGCCGCCGCCCCCGCCGGTCACCGGCGGCCGCTTCGCGCGGGTCGAGCCCGATCCAGATCCGCACCTCGGTGCCGCCGAGCACCGAGCTGCCGATCCGTACGTCGCCGCCCGTGGACTCCGCGACCCGGCGCACGATGTCCAGGCCGAGTCCCGTCGAGCCCTCCCTGGCACCGCTGTTGCCGCGGGCCATCGCGGCGGCCGGGTCGGCGATGCCGGGGCCCGCGTCCGAGACCAGGACGATGACCGCGTCGTCGCCGTTGTGCACGTCCACGGAGAACGCCGTGCCCTCGGGGGTGTGCCGGAAGACGTTGCCGAGCAGCGCGTCGAGCGCGGCGGCCAGTTCGGGGCGGGCGACGGGGATGCGTACGGGCCGGTCCACTCCGGCGAGCCGGACCTTGCGGCCCTCGTCCTCCGCGAGCGCCGACCAGAATCCCATCCGTTCGCGGACCACCTCGGAGACGTCGCAGCCCGCGCCGGGCCCGGCCGCCGCGGTCTGCGGCTTGGCCTCGCGGGCGGTGCGGATGATGGTGTCGACCTCGCGCTCCAGCTGGGCGACGGCCTCCCGGGTCTGTTCGGCGGCGGCACTCTCCCCCAGTGACGCCGCGTTCAGCCGCAGCACGGTCAGCGGGGTGCGCAGCCGGTGCGAGAGGTCGGCGGCCAACTCGCGCTCGTTGGCGAGGAGCTGGACCACCTGGTCCGCCATCGAGTTGAACGCGACGGCCGCGGAGCGCAGTTCGGGCGGGCCCTCCTCCGGGACGCGCGCCCCGAGCCTGCCCTCCCCCAGGTCGTGCGCGGCGCCCGCGAGCCGCTGCGCCGGCTGCACCA
This genomic interval carries:
- a CDS encoding LacI family DNA-binding transcriptional regulator, whose translation is MSRTIRAENNGGRATGLPTLEQVAARAGVGRGTVSRVINGSPRVSEETRALVEAAVAELGYIPNRAARALAGNRTDAIALVVPEPEDRFFAEPYFSEMVRGVGAALADTEMQLLLTLAGNDRERKTLAQYLAAHRVDGVLLVSMHAGDPLPDLLEQLSIPVVISGRRSAGETLAAVDSDNFEGARKAVAHLAARGRRTVATIAGPLDVYGAERRLDGYRSAVAGAGLDADPRLTAVADFTEQGGRLAMRRLLEDRPDLDAVFAASDVMASGARHVLRESGRRIPDDVALIGFDDSAVARHMDPALTSVRQPTEEMGRTMAGVLLQEIAQPSPERPQIVLPTELVVRDSS
- a CDS encoding cellulose binding domain-containing protein, translating into MGSSTHRRRASVRTKAVGAVVVTAVIGGAAIFLTGTAQAAAVGAAYTRTSSWDGGYTGQYVITNETDRARSDWTLEFDLPAGTEISSLWNGEHTVDGRHVTVKPASWNKSLAPGASVTVGFVTSASGKAGDPASCLIDDIKCSVDDGATPQPSGRPTEQPTPTPTPTPSDTPPGTSGPTATTTPPPTGEPTPGAAARYAPYIDTSLYPAYDMLDTAAKTGVKEFNLAFITSGGSCAPLWGGVTDLANDKVASQIGALRDGGGDVRVSFGGAAGHELALNCSSADDLAAAYGKVVDTYKLTKVDFDIEGAALPDAAANTRRSQAIAQLQKSHPDLDVSFTLPVMPEGLTQPGVDLIADAKKNGVQIDAVNIMAMDYGPAYSGDMGEYAISAATATQAQLKGVLGLSDAAAWQTVAVTPMIGVNDVVTEIFTVEDARQLVTFAESKNLAWLSMWSSTRDKQCAGGEKPAADATCSSILQEPLAFTKAFAAYR
- the orn gene encoding oligoribonuclease — its product is MNDRMVWIDCEMTGLSLTDDALIEVAALVTDSELNVLGEGVDIVIRPPDAALETMPEVVRQMHTASGLLDVLAGGTTLADAEEQVLAYVREHVKEPGKAPLCGNSVGTDRGFLLRDMPTLEGYLHYRIVDVSSVKELARRWYPRAYFNSPQKSGNHRALADIRESIAELRYYREAVFVPQPGPDSETAKGIAAKYVLPAQ
- a CDS encoding sensor histidine kinase is translated as MRWALVKVSLAVTVMVVLAFALPLGIVIKEMARDRAFSNAERQAATIGPTLTVTTERRPLERAVESTPAGAVGRMAVHIPASGEPGSLPLEIGKRRAAKKDLATVERIGRASIAEVSGGSVLLQPTAIGTGQIAVVEIYVPEDEVSNGVDTAWLVLAGVGVALIVGSVAVADRLGVRMVQPAQRLAGAAHDLGEGRLGARVPEEGPPELRSAAVAFNSMADQVVQLLANERELAADLSHRLRTPLTVLRLNAASLGESAAAEQTREAVAQLEREVDTIIRTAREAKPQTAAAGPGAGCDVSEVVRERMGFWSALAEDEGRKVRLAGVDRPVRIPVARPELAAALDALLGNVFRHTPEGTAFSVDVHNGDDAVIVLVSDAGPGIADPAAAMARGNSGAREGSTGLGLDIVRRVAESTGGDVRIGSSVLGGTEVRIWIGLDPREAAAGDRRGRRRGRVQRRRKAALR